AATTTAAAATTATAAAAACAAAATAGCCGGCTAAAATCGGTTATTTATTATGAGGAGACAAATATGAGTCAATATGCCGTTGAAATGGAAAATATCTCAATGATATTTAACAAAACTATTGTGGCCAATAAAGATATAAATTTTAAAGTTAAAAAGAATGAGATTCATGCTCTTGTGGGGGAAAATGGAGCAGGAAAATCAACATTAATGTCAATTTTATTTGGTATTTATGAACCTACAACGGGTTCTATTAAAATAAATAATAAATTAGAAGCTATATCAAATCCAATTAAAGCTTCTAAGTTAGGTATTGGCATGGTTCATCAACACTTTAAATTAGTAGATATTTTTCCTTTATGAAAAAATATTGCTTTGGGTGCTGAAGAACTAATAGCAAAAACAATTGTGAATTCAAAAAAAATAAAAGAAGAAATTACTGCAATAATGAAAAAATATAATCTAAATGTCGATTTAGATCAAAGTGCAGGAAACGCTTCTGTTGGGGCTCAACAAAGAACTGAAATTTTAAAAATTCTTTATAGAGATGCTGATATTTTAGTTTTTGATGAACCAACAGCTGTGCTTACGCCTCAAGAAATTGATGGTTTGCTTGAAGTTATGAAAGAATTACAAGCGGCCGGTAAGACAATTATCTTTATTACTCATAAAATGGCAGAAATTTGAAAAGTTGCTAACTCTGCAACCGTAATAAGAAAAGGAACTGTTATAGATACTTTTGAAATTTCTAAAACTACTCCTGAAAAACTTGCAGAAGCAATGGTTGGTAGAAAAATTGTAGAAGTAAAAAACGAATATAAACCAACTCTTACTGAAACGGTTTTAAAAATGAAAAATGTAAGTGTTAGAAAAAGTAATAATCATAAAATATTGGGATTGAAAAACTTCAGTTTAGAAATTAAAGCAGGAGAAGTTGTTGCTATTGCTGGTGTAGAAGGTAATGGACAACAAGAGATAGTTAACGCAATAACTGGTTTAAGTAAAATTGAAAAGGGTCAAATTCTAGTTTCCGATGAAGACGTTTCGAAAAGTTCGATTTATGATAGATATAATAAATTCAAAATTCGTCATATTCCAGAAGATAGACATAAACATGGTTTAGTTTTAGACTCTACTTTATTAGAGAATATGGTATTACAAGATATTTCAAACAGTAAATTCAATAAAATGGGTAT
This genomic interval from Spiroplasma monobiae MQ-1 contains the following:
- a CDS encoding ABC transporter ATP-binding protein; the encoded protein is MSQYAVEMENISMIFNKTIVANKDINFKVKKNEIHALVGENGAGKSTLMSILFGIYEPTTGSIKINNKLEAISNPIKASKLGIGMVHQHFKLVDIFPLWKNIALGAEELIAKTIVNSKKIKEEITAIMKKYNLNVDLDQSAGNASVGAQQRTEILKILYRDADILVFDEPTAVLTPQEIDGLLEVMKELQAAGKTIIFITHKMAEIWKVANSATVIRKGTVIDTFEISKTTPEKLAEAMVGRKIVEVKNEYKPTLTETVLKMKNVSVRKSNNHKILGLKNFSLEIKAGEVVAIAGVEGNGQQEIVNAITGLSKIEKGQILVSDEDVSKSSIYDRYNKFKIRHIPEDRHKHGLVLDSTLLENMVLQDISNSKFNKMGILNFAAIQTYGQKILLKFDVRNAQSGFAISRQLSGGNQQKAIVGRELTAESQLIVIFQPTRGLDVGSIEFIHSQILNAKNEGKAILLISYELSEVMSLADRIVVVNSGEMVGEIEAKGAKKEDIGRMMLGKES